CCGCGCATCCCCTTCTACGGTCTTCGCGCCTGGCATGCTGACCGGTGGAGGAAGGTCTGGGATCTGTCCGATTACGAGCCCGATCCGGTCATTGCAGCCTCCGGCGGCATCGGCGACCTGCACCAGTTTGGAGGGTGCCTGTACTTCGGCACGATGCACCCCCCCTATGTGTCCTACCAGGCGATAACCGCTGCCTACGGGGACAGCGTGGATGATCCGGATGAGGCGATGACGAAGAGTCGCCGCACACTCGCGATTTTTCGTTCTTGCGACCTCGCTTCATGGTTGAAGTCGCCGACCTTCGAGGTCCTGTATGGGGAAGATCAGTTGCCTGTGTTCAGCCCTGGAGACGGCGAGTGGCAAGACACCGAGACCGGAATGGGTCCGCCGCGTTACGGCCGCTCGGGCTTCCAGAACGATTTCGGTGAGCCCTTGTTTGAGAATCTGATCCAAATCTACACCTGGTCGATGGGAATTCTCGACGGACAGCTTTGCGTCGGTACGCAAGAGAACGCACATTCGCTCACCGGCGGGGCTGCACTCAATGGTGGCGACCTCTGGTGCTTTCCCGACAATTGGAGTCCGGCCTATCTGGCCAATGGAGAGGGTCTAGGGAATACCGGGAATTCCGGTTTCCGTAATATCGAAAGGGTTGGCGATTCTCTCTACGTCGCGACCAGCAATGGGGAGAACATCAACGACGGGAACCAGATTCCGATGCTGCCGGCGGGCGGATTCGAGGTCATCCGGGTTGACGAAATCGTACCGTCGGAGCCCGAATGATCGCATGCGCCGGGGTATCTTCGCGAAGATGCGTGAAAAATTACACCAAGATGCGTCTGGATATTTGATGTTGTCCACGTAATTTATCATGCAGTCGGGGCGGTGATACCAATCGGTTGGATAGCTGGATAGAGGGGCACCTTGAAAAATTCAAGGTGCCCGTGCGGGGCAAGGATGCCCCGGCTATTTTGAGTGTCAACCCAAAGTAGAAATGTCCTCAGTTCCCCGAAGTACAGATGTCCAACGCTATTTTAGTCGCCTAAGTGACGGAAAATTGAGTAAACGCGAACATAGGTCTGCACTTCGTGCCTGTTTCACGCCGCCAAACCGTGGGAGGAGGCGATCGGCTGGCAAAACAGCTGAGAACGCCACGAATCTGGCCATCAAGCGCTCGCAAGTCTTTGTTTTCGAGTTGGCCAGGTTTTCCGGTCGCAGCGGATTGTGGAACAGGCATCATCTACATACCCATGAACGCGAATTTATGCCTTTGACCAACGATATGCTCACGCACGAGCGCGTCGCCTCAGTGGCCTCGCGGCTTGCGCGCGCGGCTGCACATGGTCAGCAGTGCCTGCGGTAACCGCGTCCGTCTGGTCTTGGAGGGAGAAGCCCCGAGGAGAAAGCTAACGAGATCAGGGCCATCCCGAAGCTGTGACAGCTGGTCGAACTCAAAGGCAATCAGAGTCCGCTACCACGAGTAGGCCGAGGAGTTACTTGCCGCGGCACCCGCCCGTGGGTGGCTTCGCCGGTGTCGAACACGCCTATGCCGAGGAGAGCGACAAGGAGGCGAGCTCCTGAAAGTGCGCCGCTTACAGGTCACCGACGAGTGCCTTCGGTTGACAATCAATATACGCCCGCCGCGCAGCGTTTCCTTGTGCGACCCGCTTCTCCGCCTATCTTGCTATTGTTCGATTCCGGGTGCACCCTTTCGCTGTGTTCTCCGACATGATTTGCTGACCGTTGTTAGCCGTCGCGCTGCGGTCGTCGCGTGATGGCGGGGGCCGATGAGATACATCAATTAGATCAACGCCGCGGGAGGCAGCCTTAATGCCCAACACCGAACAGGGTCTTACCCAGCGCATCGGACTTCGATTACGTACCGCGCGTCACGATCAGGGCCTGTCGTTGATGCAGCTTTCGGAAAGGACTTCAGGGGCGCTGTCGAAGTCCCGAATTAGCAATTATGAGCAGGGCATTCGCCGCATGGGTTTAGAAGAGGCGAAGACCCTTGCGGCGGCTCTCGGCTCGGTCACGCCCGGCTATTTGCTGTGTCTTGACGATAATGGTCTCCTCTCAGAGCAGGAACGAACACTTCTTAGACACTTT
This portion of the Thioflavicoccus mobilis 8321 genome encodes:
- a CDS encoding helix-turn-helix domain-containing protein; the encoded protein is MPNTEQGLTQRIGLRLRTARHDQGLSLMQLSERTSGALSKSRISNYEQGIRRMGLEEAKTLAAALGSVTPGYLLCLDDNGLLSEQERTLLRHFRAVDARSRKSLLKNAAELASTTVKAAG